A region from the bacterium genome encodes:
- a CDS encoding alpha/beta hydrolase, with protein MRRSVRILLALAMLLLGAGCSRQPAPSDPVPPHTTFTIASAILGEERVINVFLPPAAADSTAALPVVYMPDGGVQEDFPHIANTLAELVAAGEIAPVILVGIENTARRRDLTGPTTVESDRRIASVVGGSAAFRAFIAEELMPAVAARYRVTDDRTIIGESAAALFIVETFFLQPDLFDRWIAISPALWWNDHELSRRAAVRLAERRTGPQRLYLTCADETDIVPWVEELAAALRTAAPADLAWTYDPRPQEKHTTIFRATKADGFRAVLR; from the coding sequence ATGCGCCGCTCCGTTCGGATCCTGCTCGCCCTCGCCATGCTGCTCCTGGGCGCCGGGTGCTCCCGGCAGCCGGCCCCGTCCGATCCGGTGCCGCCGCACACCACCTTCACCATCGCTTCGGCGATCCTGGGCGAGGAGCGGGTCATCAACGTCTTCCTGCCGCCGGCCGCTGCCGACAGCACGGCCGCCCTGCCGGTGGTCTACATGCCGGACGGCGGCGTGCAGGAAGACTTCCCGCACATCGCCAACACCCTGGCCGAGCTCGTGGCGGCCGGCGAGATCGCCCCGGTCATCCTGGTGGGCATCGAGAACACCGCGCGGCGCCGCGACCTGACCGGGCCGACCACCGTCGAGAGCGACCGCCGGATCGCCTCGGTGGTGGGGGGCTCGGCCGCCTTCCGCGCCTTCATCGCCGAGGAGCTCATGCCCGCCGTCGCCGCGCGGTACCGGGTCACCGACGACCGCACGATCATCGGCGAGTCGGCGGCGGCCCTGTTCATCGTCGAGACGTTCTTCCTGCAGCCCGACCTGTTCGACCGCTGGATCGCCATCAGCCCGGCCCTGTGGTGGAACGACCACGAGTTGTCCCGGCGGGCGGCCGTGCGGCTGGCGGAGCGCAGGACCGGGCCCCAGCGCCTCTACCTGACCTGCGCCGACGAGACGGACATCGTGCCCTGGGTGGAGGAACTGGCGGCGGCCCTGCGCACCGCGGCGCCGGCGGACCTCGCCTGGACCTACGATCCGCGGCCGCAGGAGAAGCACACGACGATCTTCCGGGCGACCAAGGCCGACGGATTCCGGGCGGTGCTGCGGTGA